A section of the Vibrio vulnificus CMCP6 genome encodes:
- a CDS encoding DUF4382 domain-containing protein produces the protein MNGLTKSAISSVAAALLLAGCGGSDGGKTANVSFYVSDAPVDSAQSVSVGFTQVELVDNEGNSVFLDVVPSTGADYQKIDLLDYQGTDSVLMVSTQPVPVGSYKELILHVTNENGVNYVIDENGQQPLKQPSNKLKLGSFDVTSEAVQLYTIEFDLRQSLVMRGNLGSNNGYILKPHGVSIVSNASAVSISVNVDDNLLTGDESCTADSQAFIYLYEGEGHDSANLIDLVDEDDPEFDSQNPVPENAVKPIASAGLDENNNYAFGFLNAGTYTVAFSCNAGDDNPIQYDGTAIPLPTGQVGTITLAAGENGTIDFVPAP, from the coding sequence ATGAATGGACTAACTAAATCTGCAATTTCTTCTGTCGCGGCAGCGCTACTCTTAGCTGGCTGCGGTGGTAGTGACGGAGGCAAAACCGCCAATGTCTCTTTTTATGTGTCTGATGCACCCGTTGACAGTGCTCAGTCCGTCTCCGTGGGCTTCACTCAGGTTGAGTTAGTGGATAACGAAGGCAACTCTGTTTTCCTTGACGTCGTACCTTCTACTGGCGCGGATTACCAAAAAATTGACTTGCTTGATTACCAAGGCACCGACTCCGTATTGATGGTCAGCACGCAACCGGTCCCTGTAGGCAGCTATAAAGAGCTGATACTGCATGTGACGAATGAAAATGGGGTCAATTACGTGATTGATGAAAATGGCCAACAACCTTTGAAACAACCGAGCAACAAGTTGAAGTTAGGCAGTTTCGATGTCACTTCTGAGGCCGTACAGCTCTACACTATTGAGTTTGACCTTCGCCAGTCTTTAGTGATGCGCGGCAATTTAGGCAGCAACAATGGCTACATTCTTAAGCCTCATGGTGTCTCTATTGTTTCTAATGCTTCCGCAGTGAGTATCTCAGTGAATGTCGATGATAACCTTCTGACAGGGGACGAAAGTTGCACGGCTGACAGCCAAGCATTTATCTATCTCTATGAAGGTGAGGGACACGATAGCGCCAATCTCATCGATTTGGTGGATGAAGATGACCCGGAATTCGACAGTCAGAATCCTGTCCCAGAAAACGCGGTAAAACCCATTGCATCGGCAGGTTTGGATGAAAACAATAACTACGCATTTGGTTTCCTAAATGCAGGGACTTATACCGTTGCATTCAGTTGTAACGCTGGGGATGACAACCCCATTCAATATGATGGTACCGCAATTCCATTACCCACAGGGCAAGTCGGCACCATCACGTTAGCAGCAGGAGAAAATGGCACAATTGACTTTGTACCAGCCCCATAA
- a CDS encoding 2OG-Fe(II) oxygenase: MEKLIDALITHGYYIWDDFLDSQSVADLREAIPENWKQARIGRNDDLLKATKIRSDKIQWLQSHQGEAVNHYLALMDHIRLQVNRHLYLGLFEYEAHFAKYEPGDFYQKHLDSFQGQENRKLTTVFYMNEDWQPGDGGELHLYDLQDNLLEIIAPKSGRLVVFLSELFPHEVLTSHINRYSIAGWFRINGVRDNLLDISK, from the coding sequence ATGGAAAAGTTGATAGATGCGCTAATTACCCATGGTTATTACATTTGGGATGATTTTTTAGACTCGCAGTCCGTCGCGGATTTACGAGAAGCGATACCAGAAAACTGGAAGCAGGCGAGAATTGGCCGCAACGACGACTTGCTGAAAGCGACGAAGATTCGCAGCGACAAAATTCAATGGTTGCAAAGTCATCAGGGTGAGGCGGTTAATCATTATCTGGCACTCATGGATCACATACGGTTGCAGGTGAATCGCCATCTGTATTTAGGTTTATTTGAGTATGAAGCTCACTTTGCCAAATATGAGCCCGGAGATTTCTATCAAAAGCACTTAGACAGCTTTCAAGGGCAAGAAAACCGAAAACTTACGACCGTGTTTTACATGAATGAGGATTGGCAGCCGGGAGATGGCGGTGAATTACATCTGTACGATCTTCAGGACAATTTGTTAGAAATCATCGCGCCGAAGAGTGGGAGACTGGTTGTTTTTCTCTCGGAGTTGTTCCCCCACGAAGTGCTCACCAGCCATATAAATCGTTACAGTATTGCAGGGTGGTTTCGCATCAATGGCGTGCGGGACAATCTATTGGATATCTCCAAATAG